GTGCGGAGCCCGCGAGCGCCTCGGTTTCGACGCGTTCGCCGCGTTTCGAAACCAGTCGTTCCGGCGGCGCGCCGAAGAACGTTCCGCCGCCGTCGCTCGATCGAGCATGGTTGTGGTCGATCAAGAACCGATAGCAGTTCGGATACCGCCGGCGCAGCCGTTCGAGCGTCGCCGGTACGTCGATTTCGTCGGCGAGCCCGACCGACAGCGACTGGGCGAGCACGACCTTCCGAAGCGTCGTCGTCTCGATGCGCTCGATTGCGTCCTCGACCTGCTCGACCCACGCCGCACGCGAAGTCGTCCGTTCGGTGTCGGTGACGCCCGGCGGCGAGCCACTCGAGCGCATCGCGGGGAAACTCGCGTCCGCCAGCCGGTCGTGCCACTCGTCCAGTCGCTCGGTCGCGGTGTCGGCATCCGGGCCGACGGCCGTGAGCCACGTCGTCTCGTCGTCCCGGACGACGAGCACCTGTGGGATGACGAACGAGGCGGCAGTGAAGCCGCGCCACGGCGCAGTGGCGGCGGCTGTGTCCGCGTTCGTTTCGCCAGCACGCTCGAACGCGTCCTCGAACGAATCGTGAAACGACAACCCACCGAACGCTCGCGGCCGGGCGACTGCTGGCCCGTCGTACTCGAGTGCCCCGAACGTTCGGGCGGCCTGCTCGCGAACGTCGTCGAATCGGGTCGGACCGGTTGTGGTGAACTGGGCGGCGACACCGCGGCCGACGATCTCGAGGCCCCCAGGGGTGGCCCACTGGATGCGAGTCTTGTAGTGGCAGTGGGTGGTGGTGTCGGTTCTGTTTCCGGTGTCGGTGTCGGTGTCGGTGTCGGTGTCGGTGTCAGTGTTGGTACCGGTTCCGGTGTCGGCCCCACTCTCAATGTCGATATCAGCATCCAGCAGTGCCCCGAAGGAAATATCTGCAGCCGCATCGGTGAGTTCGCGACTCCGGCCGCAGAGGGACGATGGGGATGAGGGTGTGCGGTCGTGGTGGTCCTGGTCCTGATCCTGATCGTGAGATGGCGCAGTTCCCGCCAGTTCCCCCTCGCCCGACGTACGATTCATCGAGCACAGTTCAGGACCGACGCGCCTTCAGCCTAACTATATCGCTCCTCTTGCCACGGGTTCGCCGTCTCGGAGTACCCCCGACGTTCCCAGTAGCCGAGTTCGGGTTCGGTGAGAAACTCGACCCCGTCGACCCACTTTGCACCCTTGTACGCGTACTTGTGCGGGGTGACGACCCGGAGCGGACCGCCGTGGTCTGCGGGGAGGTCCTCGCCGTCGTAGGCCCACGCGAAGAGGACTTCTTCGCGCATGCAGTCCTCGAGTGGCAGGTCGGTCGTGTAGTTATCGAGCGCGGAGAACAGGACGTGGACAGCGTCGTCGTCGACACCAGCCAGGTCAGCGAGAGCAGGGAACGGAACGCCGGTGAACTCGCAGTCAAACTTGCTCCAGCCGGTGACACAGTGGAAGTCCTGTCGCTGGGTTTCACTCGGTAGGTCACGAAATTCGTCCCACGACAGCGAGAGTTCGGTCTCGACGGCACCGGTGACGGTGAACTCCCAGGTATCGGGGTCCCAGTCAGGTGTTCCACTTTTCGACAGTACGGGGAAGGCAGTCGTTTCGCGCTGGCCGGCAGGGAGTCGGTTGTCGCCAAATTCGTGGTAGAGGTCGGTTACGTCTCGGACGGACGTGTTGGCGTCGCCGTCAGCGTCGCCAGTCTCGGCCGCGCTTTCGGCGTCCGTACTGCTGGTCTCGCCTGCAGCGTCTGTCGTCTCGGTCGACTCCGTGGTCATGGCTGAGTCTTCGTGGCGAGCTACGTAGGTGTGACGCCACGCCGACACCGCATCGCAGTGTCAGTTCGCGTTCCGGAGTTGACCGAAAGCGTGACGACACCACAACCGATGTGTTATGAGATTTCGTAGCACAATATGACGAGTGAAAATAGAAATTACCCAGCAGGGAGCGTGGTCGAAACGATCTGAAACGGCGCACGGTGCAGACAAGTCGGAGCCTTCCGTCCGAAACCCTCGTCACCACTTAGTACAGTCTCGTCGAGACACTATCTGTATGGCGAGCAAACAACAGCTGACAGAACGGGAGGTTTCCGGACAGGCAGCAGGAGAAGTCGGTGAACAGGCAATGGGTCCCGCGGTCCTCGCGGCAGCGGCATCCGTCGGTCTCGCATGGTACTACTTCTTCCTTCGCGGGGACCGCGAGCGCGGATTGTTCGTCGGTCTCTGGCCGCCAACGATCCTCGCGTTCGCAAGCTACTTCAACCAGCGGAAGATGCGCCAGCAACTCGACAGCATTACGCAGCCCGGTACCACGATCAAGAACGCCCTCGATTCGATGATGGGCAACCGGTAAACTCGGTACTCGTTGCCACCCATTCGAAACGACGGTCGACTCCCGACATACTCACGGTGTTCGACCACCCGTCGATCCTTCTTTCGACCCGCTGTGTCTCTGTGACGACAGGAGCGGAGCGTAACTGGACTCCAACCAGTCGGAAACGATTGTTGTTTCGGTTGCTGCGGAGTCCCCGTCAAACCTAAATACCCCCTCACCGAAAGCCGAATCAGATGCCGAAAGTAGAGATCACAATCCCCGAACACCTCGAGATGCAGATCGCCCAGATGGTTGAACGCGGCGAGTTCGTCAACCGCGAGGAGGCAATCGAGGACCTCCTCTCGACGGGCATCAAAGCCTACAAGACAAGCGGGCCGATGGACGAAGAGGAAGCAGCCGGCGGTACCGGCCTCGAAGACGACGGAATGATGGGACACGACGACGAGTACGTCTTCTGATTTCGCTGTAGTTTCGCTGTAGTCGTCGACGTGACGTGACACAGGTACATCTACGGTCCGCCGACTGAGACTGAGACTGAGACTGAGACTGAGACTGAGACCGATACTGAGACTGTACTGTCGCTGTTGCTATCGTTGCCACTGCAACAGTACGTACTCCCGCAATCTTACTACGGACTGCCAGCTGAACGCGACCAGACGGGGCCGTACACCAGCGAGCAGTCGCTTCGAGAACCGCCAGTCACAGCCCCATCGCAACCAGCGGAATCCCGAACGAGATCGCGACGCCGACGATCGTGACAAGAAAGCCAATCCCAACCGAGCGCGAGGAGTAGTCGCTCATCGGCGCAGTCGTCCGGTCGGCGGCGAGGTCGTGTCCGACGTCTGCGGCCGAGTCGTGGTCTGCGGCGGGCTCCGTGTCGTCCGTGTCGTCTGCCATACCTGCGCGTTCCCGCCTCAGTTCCTTAAAGACAGCTATCGGGCACGACTCTGGCTCGGCCCGCACTCGAGTCGGTCTTGGTCCTGTTCGACTCTGTTCGCTGCTATTCGATTCTGTTACACTCTGGCCACACCCAAACCGAACACGATCGCGTTGCCCGATCCAGTCTCCTTTACTACGCTGGGTTCAAAGGCTCGAGCAAGACCAGCAATGACACTGACAAAGCGAATTATCCCGTGCATCGACGTCGACCTCGATGACGACGGGAATCCGGCGGTCTACACCGGCGTCCACTTCGAGGACCTGCAATATACCGGCGATCCCGTCGAAATGGCCAAGGCGTACAATGAGTCGGGAGCCGACGAGTTCGTCTTCCTCGACATCACCGCCTCCGCAGAGGGGCGCGAAACCATGCTCGACGTCGTCAAGCAGGTCGCAGACGAGGTATTCATCCCGCTCACCGTCGGCGGCGGCATCCGAACCACCGAGGACATCAAAGAAACCCTTCGCGCCGGCGCGGACAAGGTCTCGATCACGACGGGTGCACTCGAGCGACCCGAACTCATCAACGAGGGTGCGCGCGCGTTCGGCAGCCAATGCATCGTGATCAGCGTCGACGCCAAGCGTCGCTTCGACGAGGATGGCGAACACTACGTCGAGATCGACGGCGAGTCCTGCTGGTTCGAGTGTACGAAGAAGGGGGGCCGCGAGGGCACTGGAATCGACGTGATCGAGTGGGCCAAGGAGGCCGAATCCCGTGGCGCTGGCGAACTGTTCGTCAACTCGATCGACAAGGACGGCACGAAAGATGGCTACGACCTGCCGTTGACCGAGGCAGTCTGTGAGGCCGTCGACACGCCAGTGATCGCCTCATCCGGCTGTGGGAGCCCCGAAGACATGTACGACGTGTTCACGGAAGCTGGCGCGGACGCCGGTCTCGCAGCGTCCATCTTCCACTTCGACGAGTACTCGATCGAGGAGACGAAAGCGTACCTCGACGACCACGACGTGCCGGTTCGGTACTGACGGCCAGCGCCACCCCCGCTCGCGTTCAATACGCTTATATCACCGCAGTCCTGCCCTCTTACCAGTGAAGTGGCGGTGCACCTGGTGTGGGAAACCACACGCCGAGAACGACCCTCCCTGTGACAGTTGCGGACACAACACCTTCGAAGAGGCAGTTGTCCGGCAGGACGAGGCGGTCCAGAGCGACCAGTCGACCATCCAAACCGTCGACACCGGCACCACCTACATCTGGGTCTGTTCGAACTGCGGTCGCCAGCACGTCAAGAACAACCCGCCCTGTGCCCGCTGTGGCGAACACGACCTGGAGAAAACCGAACAAAACTACGACGAACTCGAGAACGAACTCCAGACGCCGAGCTGGTTCGAGGTCGCCAAACCGTACCTCCCGGTGTTCGCTATCATCGGTATCGTCCTCCTGCTGTTTGGGACCGGTATTATCTCACCGTCGATCATCCCCGGAATCGGGTCGCCGACACCACCGGAGGCACCCGGAAACAGCACAGAGGCCGCCGGAATCGACCTCGACGCCGTCGAGTCGCAGGTCGTCGACCAGCTCGCAGTCGAGCGTGCGGATGGGAGTCCGACCACCGACGACGCGCTCATGGCGTATGCGACCTACCACAACCGCGTCTACATCGAGGACGAGTACGGCGACGGCAGCCACAGCGCTGAACATCCAAACGAGTTCGACGTCAGTTGTCAGACCGACCTCGTCAGTACGCCGCTGTCACCGTTCGAAGACGACATCAACGACTACGCCGACGCAGGAGAGGAGCAGCTCGTGGCAGACGTGACCGAGGTGCTGGTCGAACTCGAGTCGGTGACAGAGGAGTACGACGTGGCGTCCGACGGCTTCGACCTTCACGTCGCGCCCGACGGGACGATTTACGTCTTCTACGCGGCGTGTTAGCCCAGCTGTGAGAGAGCAGCGCTCGCAGTTGGAAACGGAGCGGAGCCGGTAAGACAAGGAGTTGTCTGCAGACTCGCGACCTGCAGACTCGCAGACACACAAAAGCGAGAACGGGATCCAGATCTGTCCGAGCGGTTATGCGGCCGCTTCGAACGCCTCGCGGAACGCAACTGCTTTCTCGCGCACGTCGACTGCCGCCTCCTCGAGTGCGTCGAGTGGTTCGACGCCGTTTTCGGTCTTGATCGTCAGGATCGGCTCGGTCTGTCCACCCGACTGCTCGGGGTTCACGTCGTACGTTGCTGCGCTGATGTCGTCGTGTTCGAGCAGCGTACCCTTGAGTACGTTCATGAAGGTGTGATCCTCGCCGGCGATTTCGATCGAGAGTTCGTTCTCGCTGCTCTCGGTGACCCGCAGTTCCATGCCACGTCATCCGTTCGTCGGGCGCTTGTACCTTTCGAAGCCGTGTCGGTTCCAGCCGCGAGCCGTCGATTCGAGTAGCCCGTTCCGGGAAATCACAGCGATCAACGGCAAAAAACGAGCGTGGGTGATCGGGTGCTCGTGACTGTGCTCATCGAACGCGTTCGCCGGTGCGCAGCGCGGGTGCACAGCGCGGTCTCTCAGGCCTGCGTCCGAGCGCGTTCGGGTGCCTCGGCACTGCTGTTCGCGTAGGCGCTGTAGGCTGTCAGGCCGGCGACGACGAGACCGGCGATCATGGTACTCGTCGCGAGGTCGGTGCTTCCCATCTCGATCGCGAACGGCGAGACGAGTGCCCAGAGGCCGAGCAGGACGGCGAGTGAGGCGACGCTGACGTTCGCGAGGCGATCCTTTGTGAGCCGGTAGAAGTTGTACCCGGCGAACAGGAAGATCGCCGTTCCGACGAGCGTGTTGTTCCAGATCGCTGCCTCCGTGGACTCGATGAGAAACGGCGAGGCGACAAGCCACAGGCCGACGAGCGCGGCGAGCGCGCTCACCCACTGTATGACGTCCGTGTTGATCACATCTCGGTCGGACCGGGACGCGCTACGGTCAGTGCCGCTGGCATCAGTGTCTGATCGGTCGTCTGGTGTTGTGCTCATGACTCACACGGGTTATCCGACTAGCGAGTAAAACGGCAGTGCCTGCGCCTGTCGGGGCAGGTCCCGGACCAGACGCTGGTGGAACGAGCGCTCGAGGACGGGAGACAAAAGACGGGAGACTGCGCCGCCGTGCGTGTCGATAGCGACAGAAATCCCTATACGCCCGCGGGCGAACCAGTCGCACATGCGCCCGGTTACCGCCCTCTTTGCGGTCATTATCGTCGCGGTGCTTGCGCTCTCGGTAGTCGTAGTGAGCCGTCTGCACCGATCGGGCACGCACTGGCACGACGTTGCACAGCAACGGCTGCTCTTTGGCGTTCCGTGGGGTTCGCTCGTCGTCATCGCCATCGTCGTGGCCGTCTACCTGTTCGTTCAGGACGGAATCACGAACCTCACGGAACCCGTGACGATTCCGTACCGGGCCTGGTCATACTTCACCCCGCTCGGCATCGCAACGGCCTCGTTCTCCCACGCCAGTCTGGGTCACCTCACCGGCAACCTCGCCGGTGCGGCTGTCGCCGCACCAATCGCGGAGTACGCGTGGGGTCACTTCCCCGGTCGTGACCGAGCAGACAACACTCACTCACACGATGGCGAGCGAGGTGGCGTCCGCTCCCAACTCGAGTCGCTCCGGACCACGCCCTGGATTCGGGCGTTCGTCCTCTTCCCGCTCGCGGTGGTCGTCCTCAGCTTCGTCACGAGTCTGTTCGGACTCGGGCCGGTCATCGGCTTCTCGAGTATCATCTTCGCGTTCGCCGGCTTCGCTATCGTCCACTATCCGATTGCGACGTTGATCGCAACGGTCGCCGTCCAGAGTGCACTCTTGACGGTTTCACGGGCGCTGCAGGACGCGGTGAGCGTCTACGTCGCGACACCGAGTCCGGCGTCGGCACCCTCCTGGGCGGGCATTGCGATTCAGGGGCACGCACTCGGGTTCTTCATCGGGCTGGTGCTTGGCCTGCTGGTCCTCAAGCGCCGAAACGAGCGGCCGAACCCGTTTCACCTCTGGCTCGCCGTACTCCTCTATGCCTTCTCGAAGGGACTGTGGCAGATCTACTGGTTCGGTGAGGGGAACACCTATCTGCTCTTCCGGGGACCCGGCGTCGCCATCGTCGTCATCCTCGCACTCGTCATCACGCTCGCGAGCGCCGCCCCTGACCGACCGGTTCCGAAACGACCAGTTCGGAGGCTCTTCCGGCGGCTAACCGGCGCTGATAGCCGGAAGGGCCGGCCACCCTCCGAATCGAGTTCCGTCGGCAACGAAGGGCCAGACGCGAGCCATCACTCACGAACCGAGCGGGTACTCGAGTTGTCTGGGGTTGGAGGCGGAGGCGAAAGCGAGAGCAAAGTCGAAGTCGAAGACGAAGACGAGCCTGTATCACCATCGTCGGACGTGTCGGGTGACAGCCTCGATCGGATTCGGGAACTGTCAATCGGCGCGACGCCAAACAGCGGAGAGGAGTCACACACGCAGACACCAGCAGAAACGACAGCGTCGAGGATGACCCAGCGCGGCGTCGCGTTTCTGGC
The DNA window shown above is from Natrialba magadii ATCC 43099 and carries:
- a CDS encoding isochorismate synthase → MNRTSGEGELAGTAPSHDQDQDQDHHDRTPSSPSSLCGRSRELTDAAADISFGALLDADIDIESGADTGTGTNTDTDTDTDTDTDTGNRTDTTTHCHYKTRIQWATPGGLEIVGRGVAAQFTTTGPTRFDDVREQAARTFGALEYDGPAVARPRAFGGLSFHDSFEDAFERAGETNADTAAATAPWRGFTAASFVIPQVLVVRDDETTWLTAVGPDADTATERLDEWHDRLADASFPAMRSSGSPPGVTDTERTTSRAAWVEQVEDAIERIETTTLRKVVLAQSLSVGLADEIDVPATLERLRRRYPNCYRFLIDHNHARSSDGGGTFFGAPPERLVSKRGERVETEALAGSAPRGETPEADEEFADQLRDSEKVQHEHVLVAEAIRDQLTPVTSSLTIDEQQIRRLATIQHVRTPIEATLDDEVTHVLELVEALHPTPAVGGMPPDEAWETIRETEPFDRGWYAAPIGWFDGNGDGEFAVALRSGVATDERVTLFAGSGLVADSDPHDEWDEVQLKFRPILDELRPEEASTAQSERGSDQSATETDEERPQPR
- a CDS encoding sulfite oxidase-like oxidoreductase, which encodes MTTESTETTDAAGETSSTDAESAAETGDADGDANTSVRDVTDLYHEFGDNRLPAGQRETTAFPVLSKSGTPDWDPDTWEFTVTGAVETELSLSWDEFRDLPSETQRQDFHCVTGWSKFDCEFTGVPFPALADLAGVDDDAVHVLFSALDNYTTDLPLEDCMREEVLFAWAYDGEDLPADHGGPLRVVTPHKYAYKGAKWVDGVEFLTEPELGYWERRGYSETANPWQEERYS
- a CDS encoding ribbon-helix-helix domain-containing protein, with translation MPKVEITIPEHLEMQIAQMVERGEFVNREEAIEDLLSTGIKAYKTSGPMDEEEAAGGTGLEDDGMMGHDDEYVF
- a CDS encoding DUF7550 family protein — its product is MADDTDDTEPAADHDSAADVGHDLAADRTTAPMSDYSSRSVGIGFLVTIVGVAISFGIPLVAMGL
- the hisF gene encoding imidazole glycerol phosphate synthase subunit HisF, with amino-acid sequence MTLTKRIIPCIDVDLDDDGNPAVYTGVHFEDLQYTGDPVEMAKAYNESGADEFVFLDITASAEGRETMLDVVKQVADEVFIPLTVGGGIRTTEDIKETLRAGADKVSITTGALERPELINEGARAFGSQCIVISVDAKRRFDEDGEHYVEIDGESCWFECTKKGGREGTGIDVIEWAKEAESRGAGELFVNSIDKDGTKDGYDLPLTEAVCEAVDTPVIASSGCGSPEDMYDVFTEAGADAGLAASIFHFDEYSIEETKAYLDDHDVPVRY
- a CDS encoding DNA-directed RNA polymerase subunit L; the protein is MELRVTESSENELSIEIAGEDHTFMNVLKGTLLEHDDISAATYDVNPEQSGGQTEPILTIKTENGVEPLDALEEAAVDVREKAVAFREAFEAAA
- a CDS encoding SPW repeat domain-containing protein translates to MSTTPDDRSDTDASGTDRSASRSDRDVINTDVIQWVSALAALVGLWLVASPFLIESTEAAIWNNTLVGTAIFLFAGYNFYRLTKDRLANVSVASLAVLLGLWALVSPFAIEMGSTDLATSTMIAGLVVAGLTAYSAYANSSAEAPERARTQA
- a CDS encoding rhomboid family intramembrane serine protease, whose amino-acid sequence is MRPVTALFAVIIVAVLALSVVVVSRLHRSGTHWHDVAQQRLLFGVPWGSLVVIAIVVAVYLFVQDGITNLTEPVTIPYRAWSYFTPLGIATASFSHASLGHLTGNLAGAAVAAPIAEYAWGHFPGRDRADNTHSHDGERGGVRSQLESLRTTPWIRAFVLFPLAVVVLSFVTSLFGLGPVIGFSSIIFAFAGFAIVHYPIATLIATVAVQSALLTVSRALQDAVSVYVATPSPASAPSWAGIAIQGHALGFFIGLVLGLLVLKRRNERPNPFHLWLAVLLYAFSKGLWQIYWFGEGNTYLLFRGPGVAIVVILALVITLASAAPDRPVPKRPVRRLFRRLTGADSRKGRPPSESSSVGNEGPDASHHSRTERVLELSGVGGGGESESKVEVEDEDEPVSPSSDVSGDSLDRIRELSIGATPNSGEESHTQTPAETTASRMTQRGVAFLAVALVLAVLAGMAIPVNLAVVESASDGTAPGAIEVDDYVIEYDENASNQLVSGIGLDVAIDDAGLAGSGVIVSNERHSIWLEAVTKEQLEATGYETVIVGEPGWRETVHVERTGWEPVGGESVYQVWLWLDGDEENRQLAHESEESIAEAIINDRTVTLGSDDGEFVLEVEEIETETTSTTAVPDENGSVEAGGVVFERTEDTLVASSDGTEVVIATMEDHEY